In Acropora muricata isolate sample 2 chromosome 11, ASM3666990v1, whole genome shotgun sequence, one DNA window encodes the following:
- the LOC136889040 gene encoding SOSS complex subunit B1-A-like, translated as MADDTRHFTDIKDIRPGIKNLNCLFIVLEVGKPTKTKDSHVVRACRVADKTGSIMVSVWDEVGELLQPGDIIKFVRGYSSLWKGSLTLYTGRAGHLEKVGDFCMVFCELPNMSDPNAEFLQQYKQSLQQGEQGRNSPNALNLSSVSSSSVLPRNQNHNLEHSASIAPSNNLHGHNSAPHRFHPYNRQDAPAPASNVPAKVDASRDPRLKLRSNNSVSNSNGNGGGFLVAGSHGSNGHQNSNSDVSVRNVINTSRDPRTRR; from the exons ATGGCGGATGACACACGGCACTTCACAGACATCAAAGATATTCGGCCCGGCATAAAAAACTTAAACTGTTTATTCATAGTTTTGGAAGTCG GGAAACCGACAAAAACCAAAGATTCTCATGTCGTTCGCGCATGTCGGGTCGCTGATAAAACGGGATCCATAATGGTATCCGTTTGGGACGAAGTCGGAGAACTTCTTCAACCCGGAGATATCATTAAGTTTGTTCGAGG GTATTCATCATTATGGAAAGGAAGCTTAACCCTGTACACAGGAAGAGCTGGTCACTTGGAGAAAGTTGGCGA tttctgtATGGTGTTTTGTGAGTTACCAAATATGAGTGACCCCAATGCTGAGTTCCTTCAGCAGTATAAACAG AGTCTCCAACAAGGTGAACAAGGAAGAAACTCTCCCAATGCACTCAACTTATCAAGTGTGTCATCATCGTCAGTTCTACCAAGGAATCAAAATCATAATTTAGAACACTCTGCATCAATAGCTCCTTCCAATAATCTCCATGGACACAATTCAGCACCCCATAGATTTCACCCTTACAACAGACAAGACGCACCAGCGCCTGCCAGTAATGTCCCAGCCAAGGTGGATGCCTCTCGCGACCCAAGGTTAAAGTTACGCAGCAACAATAGTGTTAGTAATAGCAATGGAAATGGTGGAGGATTTCTTGTGGCTGGATCACATGGTAGCAATGGCCACCAAAATTCAAACTCTGACGTTAGTGTGCGCAATGTAATCAACACGAGCCGTGACCCAAGGACACGTAGATGA
- the LOC136889038 gene encoding E3 ubiquitin-protein ligase TRIM56-like — MDVTELYKKLKIEAECPLCKETVKNPKTLPCLHSFCLECLDKQAIMGREQHETTIKCPVCQSSFPIPESDTFESLPSSFHLNRLLEVISCEKNSAQSPKCHNCANEDTATSYCFVCRSFLCACCNEAHRRLKATRGHRNVLIDKLQAQDVEDLIHRPGMCSRQYHESQPLVFYCEDCKVPICYKCSEVSHNGHRKTDAEETAREKKVQMAEAVAKVKDKVVVYEYEIKKQTELKNKREAEIRDAEKKYTDNVEDLIRQLREHESNMKSKIREMYDAEQGADQRTRLEDIQLIANQLRSCMERSQMILETDVTAEVRQAESRNPGS; from the coding sequence ATGGATGTGACCGAGCTttacaagaaattgaaaatagaagcagaatgTCCTCtgtgcaaagaaacagtgaaaaaCCCAAAGACACTGCCTTGTCTTCATTCGTTCTGTCTGGAGTGTCTCGATAAACAGGCAATCATGGGCAGAGAACAGCATGAAACGACAATCAAATGTCCAGTTTGCCAGTCTTCTTTTCCGATTCCTGAAAGTGATACCTTCGAGAGTTTGCCTTCATCCTTTCATCTCAACCGCCTGTTAGAAGTTATTTCTTGCGAAAAAAACAGTGCACAGTCCCCGAAATGCCACAATTGTGCGAACGAAGACACGGCAAcaagttattgttttgtttgccGGAGCTTTTTGTGTGCTTGTTGTAACGAAGCCCATCGGCGCTTGAAGGCTACAAGGGGTCATCGTAATGTTTTGATCGACAAACTACAAGCTCAAGACGTGGAAGATTTGATTCACCGACCTGGGATGTGCTCGCGGCAATATCATGAAAGTCAACCCTTGGTATTTTATTGTGAAGATTGCAAAGTTCCTATCTGCTACAAGTGCAGTGAAGTGAGTCATAACGGCCACAGAAAAACAGACGCTGAGGAAACGGCAAGGGAAAAAAAGGTGCAAATGGCGGAGGCTGTGGCAAAAGTGAAAGATAAAGTCGTTGTTTATGAAtatgaaataaagaaacaaactgagctgaaaaacaaaagagaagctGAAATAAGGGATGCAGAAAAGAAGTACACCGATAATGTTGAAGATTTAATACGCCAGCTCCGGGAACACGAGTCAAACATGAAAAGCAAGATTCGGGAAATGTATGATGCGGAACAAGGAGCTGATCAGAGAACAAGACTGGAAGACATACAGTTGATTGCCAATCAATTAAGGAGCTGTATGGAACGAAGCCAGATGATCCTAGAAACAGACGTCACTGCTGAAGTACGGCAAGCAGAGTCACGCAATCCTGGTTCTTGA